A genomic window from Daphnia carinata strain CSIRO-1 chromosome 9, CSIRO_AGI_Dcar_HiC_V3, whole genome shotgun sequence includes:
- the LOC130698018 gene encoding zinc finger RNA-binding protein-like isoform X4 → MGGGGGGGQMSGNKSGHGAGQGGSKTRGRFFAGGFNQRWTSSTTQQLHYCEVCKISCASPQTYKDHLDGQKHKKKEAAVRTGLPMVPTPRTGAALHCELCNVTCTSSDAYAAHIRGTKHQKVVKLHTKLGKPIPPAEPQLIHSKTGGTAGTVAVTTTTPATTTTVATTVSAVTTTPAVTATSAATTVTPTPTVPTSTTAVVKVVAATPKINFLGGNYLNTLAGSKANGSESEAALVATVQASQIIKKEEAPMTAAVATETAQAVVAQWEEEKVIQPVGQDYVEELRGGDGKITGFNCRLCDCRFNDVNAKDMHLKGRRHRLMYKKKVDPNLVVEAKGWPALRQKNKTMPGWQERRKPNEGGWEANENYEEMPQAPSSMEDGNQPRPPAYWASPSRGGLRHGISMGLPPPPQYFPTGSMPMGLPNPAMRKPESNDDRHVMAKHAEIYPSEAELEAIQTLVSYVERSLKLVSDQLTHQPEDKTKVSETPSSSDLAQSPVPDATAPAVAPTTASSQAVVSVPIPLVASATTPTATPTPAPVPAAAATNGPAQPQRMLKGVMRVGLLAKGLLLKGDRTVQLVVLCSQPPTYQLLDRVAQALPAHLSVVAPSITFNVETLPNEAVVMVKSVQGHGLAGDILVKVSLTSPVVREEQLAAAAATVATNGTAPIGNDVDMKDAAAIKDGRLNTKDCLHALALLRRAKWFQARANTLQNCVLIIRVMRDFCMRSPVWSNLELWAIELIVERAAFSAGTPLSAGDALRRVFETISAGILLSNNDGWGPGIGDPCEKDAVDVCSNLTAQEREDMTSSAQQALRQIAFRQIFKVLGMPKPLSSGSRSFNKAAPAAAGPSPGKKRPRENSTSDTVSPEAGEVPTDLKKEKIEGQDA, encoded by the exons GTTCCCACCCCAAGGACTGGAGCCGCCTTGCACTGTGAACTTTGCAACGTGACGTGCACATCTTCAGACGCTTATGCAGCTCACATTCGTGGAACAAAACATCAAAAG GTCGTTAAATTACACACGAAACTAGGCAAACCAATCCCTCCAGCAGAACCTCAgttgattcattcaaaaacgggaGGCACAGCTGGAACCGTAGCGGTGACAACGACTACACCAGCTACTACAACTACTGTAGCCACTACAGTCAGCGCTGTGACCACGACGCCAGCTGTTACCGCTACATCGGCCGCAACGACCGTAACCCCTACACCTACAGTACCTACATCCACAACAGCCGTTGTCAAAGTTGTGGCTGCAACGcctaaaatcaattttttgg GTGGAAACTATTTAAATACCCTTGCTGGATCAAAAGCTAACGGATCTGAAAGTGAGGCTGCCCTCGTTGCGACAGTGCAAGCTAGCCAGATAATCAAAAAAGAGGAAGCTCCCATGACAGCTGCTGTTGCTACTGAAACGGCACAAGCAGTGGTTGCACAGTGGGAGGAGGAGAAGGTGATTCAACCCGTTGGCCAAGATTACGTAGAAGAATTACGTGGCGGTGATG GAAAAATTACCGGCTTCAATTGCCGACTTTGTGATTGCCGTTTCAACGACGTCAACGCCAAGGATATGCATCTGAAAGGCAGACGTCATAG GTTAatgtacaaaaagaaagtagaTCCTAATTTAGTGGTAGAAGCCAAAGGTTGGCCGGCCCTCCGTCAGAAAAATAAGACCATGCCCGGCTGGCAAGAAAGGCGGAAACCTAATGAAGGTGGCTGGGAAGCTAATGAAAATTACGAAGAAATGCCACAAGCACCTTCGTCAATGGAAGATGGAAACCAGCCACGTCCTCCAGCATATTGGGCTAGCCCATCCCGAGGCGGTCTTCGACATGGTATCTCAATGGGCCTACCACCTCCACCTCAG TATTTCCCTACCGGCTCTATGCCGATGGGCCTTCCTAATCCAGCTATGCGTAAACCCGAATCCAATGACGATCGCCACGTCATGGCCAAACATGCAGAGATCTATCCATCG GAAGCCGAATTAGAAGCCATTCAAACGCTCGTCTCGTATGTTGAACGCTCCTTAAAGTTAGTTTCTGATCAGCTAACGCATCAACCTGAAGACAAAACGAAAGTTTCTGAGACGCCATCATCCAGTGACCTTGCTCAATCGCCTGTTCCAGACGCCACTGCACCCGCAGTCGCTCCTACGACGGCCTCATCTCAGGCTGTTGTGTCGGTCCCTATTCCTCTTGTCGCATCAGCTACCACCCCTACTGCGACCCCCACCCCAGCGCCTGTTCCGGCTGCGGCAGCCACGAACGGTCCAGCCCAGCCTCAGCGGATGTTGAAAGGCGTCATGCGAGTGGGTTTGCTTGCCAAAGGATTACTTTTAAAAGGTGACCGAACTGTTCAGTTGGTCGTCCTCTGCTCTCAGCCACCTACTTATCAGTTGCTCGATAGAGTTGCTCAAGCTCTTCCAGCCCACCTCTCT GTTGTCGCACCATCAATCACGTTCAACGTCGAAACGCTTCCAAATGAAGCTGTTGTCATGGTAAAATCAGTCCAGGGTCATGGCCTGGCGGGTGATATTTTGGTCAAGGTCTCGCTGACGTCGCCCGTTGTCAGGGAAGAGCAACTGGCCGCTGCGGCTGCTACCGTTGCTACCAACGGAACGGCACCTATTG GCAACGACGTTGATATGAAAGATGCGGCTGCTATCAAAGATGGCCGTTTGAACACCAAAGATTGTTTGCACGCTCTGGCACTTTTGCGCCGGGCCAAGTGGTTCCAAGCTCGAGCCAACACACTACAAAATTGCGTCCTAATTATCAGGGTTATGAGGGATTTCTGTATGCGTTCGCCCGTCTGGTCGAATCTGGAACTTTgg GCAATCGAATTGATTGTGGAAAGGGCAGCTTTCAGCGCCGGTACACCACTATCTGCAGGCGATGCCCTGCGACGGGTATTTGAAACTATTTCGGCCGGCATTCTATTAAGCAATAATGACGGATGGGGACCTg GTATCGGAGATCCGTGCGAAAAGGATGCCGTGGACGTTTGTAGTAATTTAACCGCACAGGAACGTGAAGATATGACATCGTCCGCCCAG caagcattgcgtcaaattgCCTTTCGCCAGATATTCAAAGTGCTGGGCATGCCCAAACCTTTGTCGTCAGGATCGCGCAGCTTCAATAAAGCCGCCCCGGCCGCCGCAGGTCCTTCACCTGGCAAAAAGCGTCCCCGTGAAAACTCAACGAGTGACACTGTCAGTCCTGAAG CAGGCGAAGTTCCAACAGATCTGAAGAAGGAGAAGATTGAAGGTCAGGACGCTTAA
- the LOC130697799 gene encoding U3 small nucleolar RNA-associated protein 6 homolog codes for MAEFVDLKLEEMLPELEQMQRVELFTEQEIKAVVKKRRDFEYKLQKHTKVKEDYLKYIQYEINLLMLIRLRRNKIGCQFKKPEIDHAIGNRINKMFMYATARFPSDLKIWLSHIEFCKRMRWTSSITRIFVRLLAVKSNEPSLWIMAAKWEFEENGSAANGRGLLLRALRFHPESIQLYTEAFRLELLEADRLRKRRQVLGLSCEPDLPDNEEATDNILDGRLAVIFYNDAKKAVKSAADLLPFLTVAKEFDFTGELQATIFRDMQVEHSEDEITWDTIARHALEKDPNDKQMKLNDRIELCCSTYEEAIERIDTPKMFQLYVDTLFVLRENDIIRPKIRQRIHHVCYRALINKKLSDQQLIDWTNMLESDQFSGYQLKTVLIEGVKQFPKNATLWTKALKAVLEQKEEEPLFLIDTGIADEPEPAADEEATAVLIELPAVFWEAIKALGSTSDSIAVWETAIEHFEALSNQNSIAFQTVEDLYQKAISVEPPVGNHFKPLYLNWIATRKGREEAQKLYQSQASLPPLVLDFHYKIIDLELKETHPKLEFIRQVYEKAIMQFGQKDKEIWLRFIRFELEHGDPTRVGNLHHRAKMTLDRALADDFLFQYTLFQLQA; via the exons ATGGCGGAATTTGTGGACTTGAAACTCGAGGAGATGCTCCCTGAGTTGGAGCAAATGCAAAGAGTGGAACTATTTACTGAACAAGAAATTAA AGCGGTTGTGAAAAAGCGTCGAGATTTCGAATATAAACTCCAAAAGCATACTAAAGTGAAAGAAGACTACCTAAAGTATATACAGTATGAAATAAACTTACTGATGCTCATTCGCTTAAGACGAAAT AAAATTGGTTGTCAGTTCAAGAAACCTGAAATAGATCATGCCATTGGCAACCGAATCAACAAAATGTTTATGTATGCCACTGCACGTTTCCCaagtgatttgaaaatttggTTGTCACACATTGAGTTTTGCAAACGGATG cgCTGGACAAGCAGCATTACCAGAATATTTGTCCGCTTGTTGGCTGTCAAAAGTAATGAGCCTTCACTGTGGATCATGGCTGCAAAATGGGAGTTTGAAGAGAACGGATCAGCGGCTAATGGCAGAGGCTTGCTTCTGAGGGCGTTAAGGTTTCACCCTGAAAGCATTCAGCTGTACACTGAG GCTTTTCGTCTCGAGCTTCTTGAAGCAGACCGTCTACGAAAACGGAGGCAAGTTCTCGGTCTTAGCTGTGAACCAGACTTACCTGACAATGAGGAAGCTACAGATAATATTTTGGATGGAAGACTTGCTGTTATTTTTTACAACGATGCCAAGAAAGCCGTGAAATCAGCCGCCGATCTTCTTCCATTCCTTACAGTAGCCAAAGAATTTGATTTCACTGGCGAACTTCAAGCAACCATCTTTAG AGACATGCAAGTCGAGCACAGCGAAGATGAAATAACCTGGGATACCATAGCTAGGCACGCGCTTGAAAAAGACCCTAATGACAAACAAATGAAGCTGAACGATAGGATAGA GCTCTGCTGTTCCACGTACGAGGAAGCCATCGAACGCATCGACACACCCAAAATGTTTCAACTTTACGTCGACACGCTCTTTGTTTTGCGCGAAAATGACATCATCCGGCCGAAAATCCGTCAGCGAATTCACCACGTCTGTTATCGCGCGctcatcaataaaaaattatcgGATCAGCAACTGATTGACTGG ACCAATATGCTGGAAAGCGATCAATTCTCCGGCTACCAATTGAAAACGGTGTTGATTGAGGGCGTGAAGCAATTTCCCAAGAACGCCACCTTATGGACGAAAGCATTAAAAGCCGTACTTGAgcagaaggaagaagaacCTCTCTTCTTAATTGACACTGGAATAGCCGACGAACCGGAACCGGCTGCTGATGAAGAAGCAACAGCTGTTTTGATTGAACTTCCGGCCGTTTTCTGGGAAGCAATCAAAGCCCTTGGATCTACATCCGATTCGATTGCCGTTTGGGAAACGGCAATCGAACATTTCGAAGCGCTCAGCAATCAAAATAGCATAGCTTTTCAAACAGTAGAAGATCTTTATCAAAAAGCTATTAGTGTAGAGCCCCCAGTTGGAAACCATTTCAAACCTCTGTATCTTAACTGGATTGCCACTCGCAAAG gaCGAGAAGAAGCGCAGAAACTGTATCAATCTCAGGCTTCACTGCCACCTTTAGTGCTGGACTTCCACTACAAGATTATCGATTTGGAATTGAAAGAGACTCACCCCAAGTTGGAATTCATTCGGCAGGTTTACGAGAAAGCTATCATGCAATTCGGCCAGAAGGATAAAG AAATCTGGCTTCGTTTCATCCGATTTGAATTGGAACACGGAGATCCGACTCGCGTCGGCAATTTGCATCATCGGGCCAAGATGACACTGGATCGCGCACTAGCCGATGACTTTCTGTTCCAGTACACGCTGTTCCAGCTGCAGGCTTAA
- the LOC130697826 gene encoding LOW QUALITY PROTEIN: noggin-2-like (The sequence of the model RefSeq protein was modified relative to this genomic sequence to represent the inferred CDS: deleted 2 bases in 1 codon), translating to MMRGTTGIDADVASDRRRGSLLALMLGMAVAIVATGNNLPTVSAAVQTTVKNAQQQQQQLRVKPQPSPSAASSGLPVPDLLESPDAKYDPKPKDIDAAALRLRLKDHFDGRFMSIGQPKEAILYPNGTAEYPVRYNNNLSPSRKSNVPARSKWNLGSLQLPDGTRVRTRLSRKVRKKLEKFLWLYTQCPVIYRWKDLGSRYWPRWIKQGRCHANQSCSFPPGMSCRASEEREVVILRWHCQYWDPPRFCKWIPLHYPIVRQCTCGCSASAKSIN from the exons ATGATGAGAGGAACAACAGGAATAGACGCCGACGTTGCCTCAGACAGGCGTCGTGGCTCTTTGCTGGCTTTAATGCTGGGCATGGCCGTCGCCATCGTGGCGACTGGCAACAACTTGCCGACCGTCTCAGCCGCCGTCCAGACGACCGTCAAAAACgctcaacaacagcagcaacaactaCGCGTCAAGCCACAACCATCGCCGTCTGCCGCGTCGTCCGGTCTTCCGGTTCCGGATCTCCTAGAGTCACCCGACGCCAAGTACGACCCCAAACCCAAGGACATTGACGCCGCCGCCCTGCGACTCCGACTCAAAG ATCATTTTGACGGTCGATTTATGTCGATCGGGCAGCCCAAAGAGGCGATTCTCTACCCGAACGGCACGGCCGAATACCCGGTTCGCTACAACAACAATCTGTCGCCGTCGAGGAAGAGCAACGTTCCAGCC AGGTCCAAGTGGAATTTGGGCTCGTTGCAGCTGCCGGACGGGACCCGGGTGCGGACGAGGCTGTCGCGCAAAGTGCGCAAGAAGTTGGAGAAGTTCCTTTGGCTCTACACTCAATGTCCGGTGATTTACCGGTGGAAGGATCTCGGATCGCGCTACTGGCCCCGCTGGATCAAACAAGGACGCTGTCACGCCAATCAGTCGTGCTCTTTCCCGCCAGGCATGAGCTGCCGCGCCTCCGAGGAACGCGAAGTCGTCATTCTCCGTTGGCACTGTCAGTACTGGGACCCGCCTCGCTTCTGCAAATGGATCCCGCTACATTATCCCATCGTCCGGCAATGCACTTGCGGCTGTTCCGCCAGCGCCAAATCCATCAACTga
- the LOC130697816 gene encoding sulfotransferase 1E1-like, with translation MSLSNGNNLKQLQLRVQFYSMPQNEWKKLRPHFPGYTSGLVRSEPGKFVMNPLYGFHAEKLYHMQPRSDDVWLLGFPKCGTTWTSELIWLLMNDCDTARASGTHLIFRTPCIELPFLTSEIELSPQMMNLLNSIEKMESPRVLKSHLPFYLLHPDLLETSKVVYIARNPKDVIVSFYHHTKLVKRHNFQGTLEQFAEYFLEDEILCSPYFPHVLDAWSKRHHPHMHFMFFEDLKRDLRGEIEKVADFLGQTPSDEQLTKITNHLRFENLRHNDSVNNELGKRTGFMNKDGNFMRKGKTGDWKNHFSPELNSKIDKWIEKNLKGSDLSFITELDQQD, from the exons ATGTCTCTGTCCAACGGCAACAACTTGAAGCAGCTCCAACTCAGAGTCCAATTTTATAGCATGCCTCaaaatgagtggaaaaaacTACGACCCCATTTCCCTGGCTACACGTCTGGACTGGTGAGAAGCGAGCCGGGCAAATTCGTCATGAATCCGTTGTACGGATTCCACGCGGAAAAGCTGTATCACATGCAGCCGCGCAGTGACGACGTCTGGTTGCTCGGTTTCCCCAAATGTG GTACGACTTGGACGTCCGAACTCATCTGGCTGTTGATGAACGATTGCGACACGGCGAGAGCAAGCGGGACGCACCTCATTTTTCGAACGCCGTGTATCGA GCTACCCTTCTTGACATCGGAAATTGAACTATCACCCCAAATGATGAACCTGCTAAACTCAATCGAAAAAATGGAGTCTCCGCGAGTACTCAAAAGTCACTTGCCTTTTTACTTGCTCCACCCGGATTTACTCGAGACATCCAAA GTGGTTTATATAGCGCGCAATCCCAAAGATGTAATCGTCTCGTTTTATCATCACACGAAGTTGGTGAAACGACATAACTTTCAGGGGACCTTGGAGCAATTCGCGGAATATTTTTTGGAAGATGAAA TATTGTGCTCGCCATATTTCCCTCATGTATTGGACGCTTGGTCGAAACGACATCACCCCCATATGCATTTCATGTTCTTCGAAGATTTGAAAAGG GATTTACGAGGCGAAATAGAAAAGGTAGCAGATTTTCTAGGCCAAACTCCCAGCGATGAACAACTAACAAAGATAACGAACCATTTGCGTTTCGAAAATCTCAGGCACAACGATTCGGTCAATAACGAATTGGGTAAACGGACTGGTTTCATGAACAAGGATGGAAACTTCATGCGAAAAG GAAAAACCGGAGACtggaaaaatcatttcagCCCAGAATTGAACTCCAAGATTGATAAATGgattgaaaagaatttgaagGGAAGCGATCTGTCATTCATCACTGAATTGGACCAGCAAGActaa
- the LOC130697815 gene encoding RING finger protein nenya-like, which translates to MDWIHCNDCFKQPYSSPNTLFVLTSCARIQCSDCNSSKSCINRDCKPCKSQNYNAVPLDESIPSAVEDFFRDPLDHLKRFLKVYDFQRNHRDQLLKRQTEQQKQVAAQTTQWQRTTTDLQSQVQKYRSEVQDTKEENMTLKLKIQELENMLAKERRSVAPDLYQYSRNHQADPKKRSAPTPSTGDRASDDRNMISWQQKVPGVPTNPPDRPGPIRQRYVPTQQHQPYKSRVPHQFLNVETPAYFPSYSSTPAAVARPSVTAATPKNALSSFPTPIVHRPRQYVMAPPMPTQVPKQHISDSAQLHSAQQRKRAGSYNNRVYAFMSEAARQALTPEPLQAKKL; encoded by the exons ATGGATTGGATACACTGCAACGACTGTTTCAAGCAACCGTACTCGAGCCCCAACACACTGTTCGTCCTCACATCATGCGCCCGTATTCAGTGTTCCGACTGCAATTCATCAAAATCAT GTATCAACAGAGATTGCAAACCATGCAAAAGTCAAAATTACAATGCAGTACCACTCGACGAATCCATCCCATCGGCAGTCGAAGACTTTTTTCGCGATCCGTTAGATCATCTGAAAAGATTCCTTAAAGTTTACGATTTCCAAAGGAATCATCGAGATCAACTGCTAAAACGCCAAACTGAACAG CAAAAACAGGTGGCTGCTCAAACTACCCAGTGGCAACGAACCACAACAGACCTACAAAG TCAGGTGCAAAAATACAGATCTGAAGTACAAGACACTAAGGAGGAGAACATGACACTCAAGCTGAAAATTCAAGAATTGGAAAATATGTTGGCGAAAGAACGCAG GTCAGTGGCTCCTGATTTATACCAATATAGTAGGAACCATCAGGCAGATCCTAAAAAGAGAAGTGCCCCAACTCCATCTACAGGTGATAGGGCTTCGGACGATCGCAACATGATTTCGTGGCAGCAGAAAGTTCCAGGAGTTCCAACGAATCCACCAGATCGTCCGGGTCCAATACGCCAGCGCTACGTGCCCACCCAGCAACATCAGCCCTATAAATCTCGAGTACCCCACCAGTTTTTAAACGTCGAAACGCCAGCCTACTTTCCTTCCTACTCTTCTACACCGGCAGCAGTGGCTCGACCAAGTGTCACCGCGGCGACTCCGAAGAATGCTCTTTCGTCATTTCCTACGCCAATTGTCCATCG GCCCCGTCAGTATGTCATGGCTCCTCCGATGCCAACCCAAGTCCCAAAACAACATATTTCCGATTCAGCGCAGCTACATTCAGCACAACAACGGAAGCGAGCCGGATCGTACAACAATAGAGTTTACGCATTTATGTCGGAAGCAGCTCGTCAGGCTCTTACTCCGGAACCTCTACAAGCCAAAAAATTATAA